A single region of the Leptodactylus fuscus isolate aLepFus1 chromosome 5, aLepFus1.hap2, whole genome shotgun sequence genome encodes:
- the NHP2 gene encoding H/ACA ribonucleoprotein complex subunit 2 yields MKVKKEKREEEEETEVAAAAPERSYEELLENLNPIAKPLASRKLTKRLYKCIKKAAKQKNIRRGVKEVQKFLNKGEKGIVVLAGDTLPIEVYCHVPVMCEERSIPYAYVPSKSDLGAAAGSKRPTCVILVKSNEEYEDAYNDCFEEVQGLPLPL; encoded by the exons ATGAAGGTAAAGAAGGAGAAgcgagaggaggaagaggagaccgAAGTGGCCGCCGCGGCCCCGGAGCGGTCATATGAGGAGCTGCTGGAGAACCTGAATCCTATCGCTAAGCCGCTGGCGAGTAGGAAGCTGACCAAGAGACTGTACAAGTGCATCAAGAAAG CTGCCAAACAAAAGAATATCCGGAGAGGAGTGAAAGAGGTTCAAAAGTTCCTTAATAAAGGAGAGAAGGG CATTGTTGTACTTGCTGGTGACACGCTTCCAATCGAAGTTTATTGCCACGTTCCTGTCATGTGTGAGGAGCGCAGCATACCATATGCATATGTTCCTTCTAAATCT GATTTGGGAGCTGCTGCCGGATCCAAGCGGCCAACCTGTGTAATATTAGTAAAATCTAATGAGGAGTATGAAGACGCATATAATGACTGCTTTGAGGAGGTGCAAGGGCTGCCTTTACCCCTCTGA